The segment TTTTGGACGGACCGGACTCGGCCAGAATGACCCCCATCAGCGTATTATTGAAGCCGAGACCGACAATCAGCTCGAACAGCGGGAGAATCGTGAACCCCTTGGGCAGGAACATGGAGATAACCAGCAGGGTCATAATCAGTTTTTTGCCAGGCATGTTGCCTCTCCCCAGCGCATACCCGGCCATTGAGGTAATTACCAGGACAAGCAGAACTACCGATGCGGTAACAATCACCGAGTTGAAAAAGTACTGATAAAAGTTCGCCAGCTCCCACGCCCGCACAAAGTTATCGAAGGTCGGCTCTTTGGGGATGACGTTAATGCCGCCCAGGAACATTTCGCTCTGCGACTTGAAGGATGACGAGATGATCCAGATGAACGGATAACTCCAGATTAAAGTGAAGCCCAGCAGCAGAAGCTGGACAGGCAGTTGTCTGAGCAGCCGGTTAAGCCTGTACATGGTTATTCCGCTCCTTTCGCGCCGGATCTGCGGGCATATTTGCCGGTCAGCGCCTGGATGATGACGACTACGAGCACAGCCAGACTGAACAGAATGCCTGCGGCCGAGGCGAAGCCATACCGGGACGAACCGCTCTCCGGCTCAAACGCATACCGGAAAATATAAGTCTGCACCACATCGGTCGCTTTGACCGGGCCGCCCTCAGTCATCGTACGAACCAGATCGAAAGGGTCCAGGTTATTGATAAACGTCAGCAGGGTAATGACCAGGCCAATCGGGGCCAGCATCGGAATCGTGATCCGGAAAAAGCTCTGCACTCTCCCCGCCCCGTCAATTCTCGCCGCCTCGTACAGCTCACCCGGGATCGTCTGTAATCCTGCGAGCCAGTAGATCATGGGGGTCCCGAAGCTTTTCCAGACGGAAACCGCCAGCAGGGTGGGCAATGCCAGCTTGGTAGAACCCAGGAAGTTAATCGGCTCACTGATGATTCCGGTATTCAGCAGCATCTCGTTCACCGCACCGCCCAGCGGATTCAGCAGAATAGAGAAGATCACTCCGATTACCGCTGTCGTAGAGATCACAGGCACAAACAGCAGCAGCCTATAGATATTTCTCCCCGCCAGGAACTGGTTGTTGAGAATAACCGCCACCACCAGCGCCAGCGGCATCTGGATCAGGACATGGGTCAGGGCGAAGAAGAAGGTGTTCATGAACGCGTTCCAGAAGCCCGGGTCGGCAGCCACCTCCCGGAAGTTGCCCAGTCCGATGAAATCGGTCGGCCAGCCGATGCCGTCCCAGTTGAAGAACGAATAATACCAGCTTGCAATCATCGGCCATAGGGTAAAAGCGGAAAAGAACACCAGCATCGGCAGCACGAACAGATAATGATAGCGGTGCTTCTTGATTTGTTTGAACAGCTCCGCTCTCCGGGAGAGCGGAGCCTTGCCGGCGGGAGCAGGGATCGTCTGCTGCGTGCCGTAGCCCATGATGCATTCACTCCTGTCTGTTTCTGTATGGTTTCTGTATGTTTCCGGGGCCTGAGCCAGGCTCAACGCTTGTTCAGCGCTTATTCAATGATGTAGTTCTGCATCGGGTCCCAATCCGGGTATTTCAGGTCATCTCTGGTGAAGGTGATTCCGCCGTCATTGGCGATTTTGATCTGCTCATCAATCACCTTATTGGCCTTGGTATCGTATTCCTCTGCGAGCGGCACCGGGTCTTCATTGCTCATCACCGCCTTCAGGAAAACCTCCTGAATCTTCGGCTTCGGCATCGAGTCGCTGATGCTCTTCGAGAACTGGTCATAGTTCTGGTTGTTCGTATTCACCGCCGGAGCCATGCGGATCGTCTCGTCCATGACCTTCACAATCTGCTGCATATCCGCCGACATCTCAATGCCTTCCATCGCTGCCGGCATCAGCACCAGCTCTTTGGCATATTCATAATTCGCCCGCTCGAACGCTTCCGAGCCCAGGAAGTCCAGTACCTTCCATGCCGCATCCTTGACCTTCGACTGCGAGCTCATGGCATACCGCGGCTCGGCAATGGTCGGCGTGTCGCGGTAACCCTTGCGGCCTGCATCCGGCACCGGCGCTGCGGCAATGCCCATGTCCATTCCTTCGTTCAGCTTGCGGATCTCTTCCGCCTGCCAGGCTGCGCCGATGAACATGGCTACGCGTCCGGCGGCGAACTGCTGGTGCATCTGCGCGGTATCCCAGTTTTCCCAGCCCGGAGCCACAATCTTCTGCGCATTCAGCTGACGCAGAATCTCGACCACCGGCGTCGCCGACTTCGACGAGAATAGGCCGGTCTTCAGATTAATGATCGTATTTCCTTCATATCCGATTACACCGCCGTCAAGTCCCGAACCCAGGCCGGATACGCTCAGCCCGAACACCGCCGGAGCCTTGCCCATCATGGCAAAGCCGTAGACCTGACCCTTGCCCTCCTTCGTAATCTTCGTTGCAGCTTCGACGAATTCACTGTGTGTCTTCGGCGGCTCACTGTAGCCGTATTTCTCCAGAATGGCCTTGTTGTAATACAGCAGTCTTACCTTATCGAAGCGCGGGTCGCGGACCGGAACGCCGATGATCTCCCCGTTCACCCGGGTCTGGCTGGTGCGGCTGAAAGCGCCCTCCGGGAAGCGGGCCTGAAAGGCATCGTCCATGTAGCTGTCCAGCGGCTCCGCCCATTTGTTGTCGTAGACGGTGCGGGCCTGCGGCTGGCCACCTTCGATGAAGAAGAGGTCCGGGCCCTCATTGGCGGCAAAAGACAGCTGAAGCGCATTATTATACTGCTCTGTCGGATTGGCGATAACGGTGACTTTGACGTCCGGATTTGATTTCATGAAGATGTCCATTTGTTCCTTGTAAAAGGCTTCATCGCCGGGTCTGGCCGAGACGATGGAGAAATTCACCTTCTGGACCGCAGCGGCTGTAGCCGCAGGTGCTTCAGATGATCCAGCCGGAGCAGTTGTCCCGCTGCTTTCCCCCGTGTTATTGCCGCCGCAGCCGGCCAGCACCCCTGCCATCATGCCCGTCAGGGCAAATACCGTTGTCAGCGCTCTCATGAATGAACGTTTTTGGGTCAATTGCATACACTCCCCTTTAAGTAGGCTCGGTGATGATTGATATACCTCGTCTGTATCGTTACTTCTCCTTACAGCCTTATTGTAGCAAGTACCGCGAACCGCGCGTATCCCATGCATCTACGATCCGGGTGGAGATATCTATGCAATTAGTGGGGGACGGGGTGCACATGTACAGTCGTCGCGGGCAGCGTCCAGCGAAATCAGGAGCACTTATGCTCCTCATTCGCTCACCTAGCCGACTTTTGAGGAATTCAAGTGCACTTCTGCTCTTCATTGGCTCATTTGGCCAGATAGAAACTTGTATGCATTAGCCAGCAATCTGAGCGCCTGCTCTCCTCATCAAAAAAAGCAGTGCCGCCCATACAGGCGAACACTGCTCTTTCATTATGGTGCGGTCACTTTCAGCGTAACCACCTCGTACGGTGTCAGGACGCGGAAGACGGTCCCTCCGCTGGCCGCCAGCCTGGACTCCGTAACCGGCTTCTCCATCAGGTTAAGTTCCGTCAAGCCGGCTGGGTCCAGCGGCAGGTTAAGCTCCACCCGGTCCCGGCCGCCGCCGGATTCGTACAGGCGGAGTACAGCACCGCTGCCGTCCTCCGCGATCTTGACGGCATCCACGATCGTATGCCGGCTATGCACATCCAGCAGCGGGCCGGACGGCGGCAGGCTGCCCTCATGCTGAACGGCCGTACAGGCAAGCAGCGGCTGGTTCAGCTCGAACCCTTGCTGCACAACGTTCCCTGCTCTCCAGTCACCTTCGTGCGGATAGAGGGAATAGGTGAATTCGTGCACCCCGATATCGGCGGTATGGTCCGGCCAACGGGGCGAACGGAGCAGGGACAGGCGCATCGTATTTCCTTTGATATCGTAGCCGTACTTACAGTCGTTCAGCAGGCTGATCCCGTAGCCGCCCTCCGACAGATCCGCCCAGCGGTGCCCGCATACCTCGAACTGGGCTTGTTCCCAGCTGGTATTGTTATGGGTCGCCCGCTCAATGCTGCCGAAAGGAATCTCATACACTGCCTTCGCGGCCCGGATATCCACCGGAAAAGCAGCCTTCAGCAGCTTATGCTCCTCCCGCCAATCCACCCGGGTCTCGAAATCCACACGCCGGGAATGGCGGTGGAAGATGATATGCTGTTCCACCCGTGACTGGTTCAGCTCCCAGGTGAAACGGAGAATATCGCGGGTGTTCCCCTGCAGGACCGCTTCACTGGACAGCAGTCTGGCTTCCGCAGCGGGCTGCTCCGCAAAATGCGGGTCCATATCCCACGCATCCCAGACCGTCGGCCGGTCATGGAACAGCTGCAAGCCGTTGGCGGCGGCGCCTGGGGCGACAAGCTCCCGGCCGTTGCTTTTGTCCAGCCAGGAGCTGATCCGGCCCAACCTATCGAAGGTAATGTGAACATTCTCTGTCTCCCAGCGGTCAAGTAGGGCAGGTATCTCTGTTGATTCTCCGCCAAGACTTGCCGGGTCCGCAGCAGCTACTGCCACAGCCCCTCCTGCTCCTCCGGTCACCCTATGGCGCAGCCAGATTACCTTGTACCCCATCGCTGGAACTTCTCCCGGCGCAATGAACAGCTTCACCTTGCCGCCAGACTCCAGCACATCGCAGGGAAGGGCCTGACCCTCCGCATCATAAGGCCGCTGAGCGAGCAGCTCCGCACCGCCTTGAACCAGAACCGTATCCTTCCGCGCCCAGGACAGGCTGTTGAACACAATCAGCGGCGTGCCTTCTCCCCGCGTGTCTATAGCAGCTGCCAGTGTGCTGGTGGCTTGACTGCGGGCCTGTTCCCCATAGCCAAAAACATCCTCATAATGCGCCTCCGACTTCACATACACCTCCGGGATGGAGGTGCCGGGAATGATGTCGTGGAACTGGTTCAGCAGCAGCAGCTCCCAGCCTTGGCGCAACGGCCCCTGTTGCACCTCCACACAACGCTCAAGCGCTGCCGCGCCGGACAAATAGGACAGAGCATTCCAGATTTCCGCTTCGCGGTAGAGCGCCTCCGCCTTGCGGTTCCAGCGTTTATTTTTGGCGTGTGTGGTATAGGTTCCTCTGTGCAGCTCCAGATACATATCCCCGGACCAGACAGGCAGCTCAGGGGCAGCATCACGGATTCCGTCAAAAAACGCATGGGCCGTGCTGAACCGGCTCTCCGGCAGCCCCGGCAGGGAAGCGGAGCGTTCAATCACTTCCAGCATTTCGCGCGTGACCCCGCCGCCTCCATCCCCGTAGCCGTAGAGCAGCATTTGTTCGGGGTGTGCTTTTTGCTGGCGGAAGCTGTCCCAATGCTCCCCTACATCCGCCGGAAGTGTATTCTCATTCAGGCCGTGATTAAGGAAGGACAGAATCCGCGTGCCGTCGATGCCCTCCCACTGAAACAAATCATACGGAAAAGCATTCGTGTCATTCCAGTTCATCTTCGTAGTCATGAAGTAATCAACACCGGATTGCTTCAGCAGCTGGGGCAGGGAGGCACAATAGCCGAAGGTGTCCGGCAGCCATTCCACCCGCGGAACCTGGCCGAATTCCTGCTCATAGAAGGCACGCCCGTAGAGAAGCTGCCGGACCAATGACTCTCCGGAGGGGATATTCAGATCCGGCTCGACCCACATCCCGCCTACCAGCTCCCAGCGTCCCTCTGCGATACGCTGTTTGATGCGCTCATACAGGTCGGGATAGTGCTTTTTGGCGTATGCATATAGCTGCGGCTGGCTCTGGGAATACCGGTAATGCTCATAATGCTCCATCAGCGTGATGACTGTCGAGAAGGTCCGGCCGGTCTTGTGCACCGTCTCCTTCAGCGGCCATAGCCAGGCCAGATCGATATGGGACTGGCCGACCATGTGCATCGTACCGGCTACTCCCGGGTCCCGGCTTCCTCCGGCAGCTTTGAGTGCGCTTCTAAGCTTCGCCTCCGCTTGCCCCATCTGCTCTTCACTTAGCGCTGCCGGGTCCCCGGCTTCCTGAATCAGCGCTTCCAGTGCGCGTTCAAGATATAGCCGTTCTGCGGAATGTTCCGGCAGCCGCTGCAATGTCCCGTAACCTACGGTTACCGTAAAATATAAGCTCTCCGCCGCCGTATCCACGCTCACCAGTCTGGCCTCCTCGAACCTGACCGGCGGGGCATCATTGTCCTTCTGCCCGTTGAGCGGATCTGTGGGAATCGGCGGCACATGATACAGCTCGATCTCCAGCTTCAGCTTACCGCTTGCCGCCAGTTCAACGGAGAGCGGCACGAAGCTCCGGTTCTTGTCCAGGCCGTGATACGGTGTGCCGTTCACAGACAGCAACCCCTCGCCCCCGGCCTTGAACACAAGGCCGGTCGTTCCTGCCTGCCATGCAGCAGGCACCTGTGCGGTTGCCGTAAGGAACAGGGTCTCCCGCACCTTGCTCGCAAGACGCCCGGGGGAAGCCGTCTCCCCTTCCGGTCCGTAATAACGGTAATCCCCTTCGTCTACATACTCCGCTCTGCGCAGCGACCACTCTTCAATCTTCAGGCTGTCCCTATACCGGCGCAGCATCAGCTCACTCAGCAACCGTCCGGTCCGTCTTGTCAGCGGCATATCCCAGCCTCCTCTATTGAGTTAGATGCTCCTGTTTCAACCCTCGCGTCAGGCAAAAGTCAAATGAACTGTGTGGATCTCATAAGGCTTGAAATCAAGCCGGATCGCAGGTCCGTCCACCGTCTCAGTCTCCAGCGGCCGCTCCATCAGATCGCGCAGCTGCCAGGAGGAGACGGCATAATCGCTGCTGACATCCGCCGTGCAGCGTGTTCCGGTGAACTCATGCAGCCGGACGATACAGCCGCTGCCGTCTTCGGCCAGCTTCACGGCATCGATAGCAATGTTCGGGGCATCGCAGGTGATCAAGGATTTGCCGGCTCCTGCGGTGTAGGCTCCTTCGACGGCCAGCAGCGGCTGGTTCAGCGCCCATGCTTCCTGCACCGTACCCGCAGCCACCCAATCCCCTTCATGCGGAAGCAGCGAATACGTAAAGTTATGCTCTCCCTGATCCGCCAGCCGGTCTGGGCTGGTCGCCGATTTGATCAGCGACAGCCGCATCGTATGATCCTTAATGTCATAGCCGTATTTACAGTCATTCAGCAGGCTCACCCCGTAGCCCCGCTCCGACAGATCCGCCCACTGATGGCCCACGCTCTCAAACCGTGCATAATCCCAGCTTGTATTCCAGTGGGTCGGCCGCTTCACGTTACCGAACTGGATATCATAGGTCGCTTCTGTAGCCCGCACAGCCACAGGGAAAGCCGCCTTCAGTAGCTGGTGCTGCTCATGCCAGTCAACATAGGTCTCGAAATCAATCCGCGCGCTTCCGGCATAGACCTTGACCTTCTGGACAATGGTGGAATCCATATAACTCCAGGCGAATTCCAGCACCGCCTGAAGCGGGCCGCTTTCGGTCAGCTTGACGGAGCGCAGATCGCTGATGATCCGCATCTTCTCCTGATAGTACAGATCGATATCCCAGGCATCAAACATCTTCGGCTTATCCTCGAAGACCTGAAGCACATTGCCGCATTCGCCCGGTGCCAGCACCTCGCGTTCTGCGCTGCGGTCGAAGATCCGGCTAAGCTGTCCTTCCGCATTCCACTCCAGAATATAATAAGGAGTAGTCAGTATGGAATCCTGCCAGCGGAAGGGAACGGAGGGTTCTGGCTGAGCGGCTTCTGAACCGTCAAGCTGAGCGGCAACAATCACTGTACTGCCCATCGCCGGGACCGCCGCTGTCTGCACCAGCCACTGCCCGCCGGAGCGCTGTGCAGTCAGCAGTTTGCCCTCGGCATCCGTCCAGATGGCGTTTTCTGCATCGTGAGACACGGTTGCCAGCCGGGGCGCGGTGAAGAAGGCGCTGTTAAACAGTGTATATTCTGTGCGCAGCGGGACTTCCGCCGGAGAGAGCCCGGCTTGCGGCACAGGTGAACCCCCGGCAGACTCCGCAGGGAGACTGGCATGCGCTGCAGGCGAACCTTCGGCAGACGCAGACGCTGGACCGACAAGTCCTTCCACAGCTGCTGTCCGCGCGGCCAGGCCAAGCTGCTCCGCTTCGGCATATTCTACGCGGGAATCCTGGTACACCTCATGAATGGAGGAGCCGGGAATAATATCGTGGAACTGGTTGCGCAGAATAGTCTGCCAGCCTTCCAGAAGCGAGTCCGCAGGATACTGCTCGAATCCGCCGCTTTCCGCCGCCCAGAGCATCTGCAGCCATTCCGCTTCGCGGTAGAGCAGCTCCAGCTTGCGGTTCATTCTTTTATTATAGGCTTGGCTGGTATAAGTCCCCCGGTGGTACTCCAGGTATAGCTCCCCGTCCCAGGTATGCACATACTCCTCTGTAGCATCTATCGTCTCATGGAGACGCTCGAAGTACTCCGCTGCCCGGCCCGTCTTCACCTGCGGAAGGCCCGGCATACTATCCAGCCGCCGCCGCATCTCCAGCATCTCGCGGTTGACACCGCCGCCCCCGTCCCCGTATCCGTAGGATAGCAGCAGCTCACGGTTCAGGTTCTTGTCCCGGTACTGTTCCCAGATCCCCTGCACGGAGAACGGCTCGATCAGGCCGTTATAGGTGTAATACCAGGCACCCGATTCCGGGCCCTCCGGCGTCGTGATGAAGTGGGTCAGCACCTCGCTGCCGTCAATTCCTCTCCACTGGAACGTATCATGCGGCATCCGGTTGTACTGGCTCCAGCTGATCTTGGTCGTCATGAAGGTGTCAATGCCTGACTTACGCAGAATCTGCGGCAGCGCCCAGCTATACCCGAACACATCCGGCAGCCATAAATATTTGCAGTCCACGCCGAACTCCTCACGGAAAAACTTCGTCCCGTACAAAATCTGCCGCACCAGCGACTCGCCGCTTGTCAGATTACAGTCCGCTTCCAGCCACATCGCCCCTCCGGCTTCCCAGCGGCCCTCTTCCACCCGCTGCTTAATCTCCTGATAGATCTCAGGGTAATCCTGCTTGATGTATGCATAGAGCTGAGGCTGGGTCTGCAAAAAAATGTACTCCGGGAACTCCTTCATCAGCCGCAGTACAGTGGAGAAGGAGCGGGCGGCTTTCTCGCGGGTGTGGGTCAGCCGCCATAACCAGGCCACATCGATGTGGGTATGGCCGATGGCGGTTACCGTCACCGGATGCTCCTGCTCCAGCCGGGACAGGTCGGCGAGCAGGCTTGACTCGGCTTCCTGGACTGAAGCATAAAACGCCGCGCTTCCGGGTCTGGACCAGTCCAGCAGGTTGAAGGCCTTGTTCAAGTCAGCCAGCAGCTCATGCTTCTGAATCTGGCTGTCTGGAAGCTGCTTGATTGTCCCAAGCGCCGCCCGGCCGGTGTAATAGAGGTTGTCGGCGGACTCATCCAGATAGGCCAGCTCCGCCCGCTTGATCTTGTGCTCCTGCGGAATCAGCTGCCCATCGCCGTTCAGGCCCGACCATAAGCGGAAGGTGAAATCCAGCTCACGGCCAGCCGCGCCGTCTTCCAGAAATACCTCCTGGTGGTTGGAGTCCACCCCCTGATAAGGCTTCCCGTCCAGGTACAGCAGCGATTCGAACCCGCTGTTATTGCCCCCGCCGGTACGCCCGAAATCGAACAGCCCGACAACACGTTTACCCTGCCACTCGACTGGAACGGTTACCTTGCGGTGCAGCCACAGATAAGCATCATAGCCGGTCCAATACTCCCCGGTCCGCAGCTTCCTGTCACCATCAAGTACAGGCGGATAGGCACCATTAGCCCCCTCCTGATCCTCAGTAACCAGCCATTCCTCAAGTGTAATCCCCTCACGGTACCTGTAACTCTCCAGCTCTCTCAACCGCGCGCCAAGCTTCTCTTCTGTCCAGAACATATTCGTTCTCCTCCTTCGTTATAACACGTGTTATTAAGCAGGCAAAAGTGGTGGGCGGGCGGAGATCAGGAGCACTAGTGCTCCTAATTCCTGCGCCTAGCCAACTTTCGGTAAATTCAAGTGCACTTGTGCTCCTCATTCGCTCATCTAGCCAACTTTCTAGAAATTCAGGTGCACTAGTGCTCCTCATTCGCTCATCTAGCTCACCTCAAGCAGCACACCCAGCCCATTTCCAGCCAACTTAAAGGGATTTATCCCTCTCTTTCCAGCTTCCGGCCTACTTCCAGCCGAACCAGAAGGATTTATCCCTCTAAATTGCCGCACCCAGCCCACTTTCAGCCAACTCAAAGGGATTTATCCCTCTCATTCCAGCTTCCAGCCCATTTTCAGCCAACTTAAAGGCATTTATCCCTCTCATTCCAGCTTCCAGCCCATTTCCAGCCAACTCAAAGGGATTTATCCCTCTCATTCCAGCTTCCAGCCCACTTTCAGCCAACTTAAAGGGATTTATCCCTCTCTTTCCAGCTTCCAGCCCATTTCCAGCCAACTCAAAGGGATTTATCCCTCTCATTCCAGCTTCCAGCCCATTTCCAGCCAACTTAAAGGGATTTATCCCTCTCATTCCAGCTTCCAGCCCATTTTCAGCCAACTCAAAGGGATTTATCCCTCTCTTTCCAGCTTCCAGCCCATTTCCAGCCAACTCAAAGGGATTTATCCCTCTCATTCCAGCTCCCAGCTCACTTTCAGCCAACTCAAAGGGATTTATCCCTCTCATTTCAGCTTCCAGTCCATTTTCAGCCTTGCCAGAGGGATTTCCCTCTAAATTGCCTCATCCAGCACATCTAGCCCACCCGGTGCATTTCATTTTACAAACCGGACTATCTCCAAGTACCTCCAGCAGCTAAGCAGCTAACACTTTAGCTCCACTTCCACCAGCAGCTACGCGCTTTCCCCCGCCCTCAACACGGCCGGGAGCCAGATTTTCTCGGCCTGTCCTGCTGCACTCCCGCCGCTCATCTGTGCGAGCAGGCAGCGTACTGCCTCTTCCCCCATACTCACATAGGGGATTTCAACGCAGCTTAAGGATGGCAGGCTGAGCCGGTGGCCCTGGATGGTATTATCAGCTGCCATGATGCGCAGGTCTTCGCCGATCCGCAGGCCCAGCTTATGGGCCGTCCGGTACAGCTCCGGGATCTCGCTCGACCAATTGACCAGGAGCGGCGCATTCGGCTGGCCGGAATCTCCCGCCAGCCCCTGCAGGCATTCTGCCCAAGCGCCCCCATGCTCCTCCAGGCGAATAATTACCGGTTCCATCCCACGCGATGTACACCAGCTCGTGTAGGCTTCCCGGCGGTTTCGCTCCGCCCAGTTATCCGCGTCAAGCGCATGATACACCTCGGCGTAGACCGGCCCCGGGTGCTGTGCCGTGCCTTCCCGCATCAAGTAATCCAGTGCGGTCTTCACACTGCCTGAATAATCAGCCAGTACCGAGTATACTCCCAGCACTTCCGCATATCCTTCCACGGAGACGTAGGGGACTCCGGCAGCGCTGACGCGGGAGGCCCATTCTTCGTCCCGGTAGCTGGTGTGGTCCAGGGTGACAATGCCGTCGATCTTCCGCTGGTGATACAATTCCAGCAGCTCGGCCCTGCCGCCCGTATTCCCCTTGGGGCGCGGGGAACAGAGCAGGATGTGATACCCGCCCAGCTCACACTCCCGCTGCATCCCTTCCAGCAGCCGGATGAACAGCGGATGACGCGTATCCCCGTATGCGGCAAGCGTCATGCTTCTGCCTGTCTTCATGCTGCGCGCGCCCGCGTCCACATGATAATTCAGCTCACGGATCGCTTCCAGCACAGCCTCACGTGTATCTGCCCCAACCCCTATGCCTGGCGTATCGTTCAGCACCGCAGAGACGACACTGCGCGACACGCCCGCCCGTTTGGCTACATCGAAGCTGGTGACTCTTTTTTTGCTCATACTTTTCAGCACCTCAAGGGAAGTATAACACGTGTTATGAAACAAAGTATAGCGCTATCTTATGGCGATGGAAAGGCAAGCTAAAACCGGGAAGTCCCCCCTCTCAACAAGTCACAATCCGCATACCCATCCGCACAAAAAAGCCCCGCAGCCCATAATCAACGTCATTCATGGCACGGGGCATTTTATTTATTTCTGCAGCTCCTGGTCCTTTTGCTTCAGCAGGTCTGCATATTCTTCCTTGTACTGCTCCAGCTTCTGCTTGAGCTCGGCATTGCCGGGACTCGTCTTCAGCAGGCTGCTGGTCGTCAGGATGTTAGTGACCACACTATCAATCTTCTCGTCAATAATATCAATTTTACTCTTGGCCGCAGTCAAAGCAGGATCTGGCGTAGTCACCGGCACTGGACCAACCAGCGAGCTTCTCTCGTCGGACAACGGAGGCGCCGGTTGCCCCTTATCCTCCAGACTAATCGTTTTGCCCTTCACCGTCACTTTGAACCCGGCCAATTCGCCAATCGCCCGTACGGGCGCGTAGCTCTTGCCATCAATGACAATGGCCGGATCTGCCAGCTTTTTTCCATACACATTTACCGTATACTCCGCCTGAATGGCCTTTCCTACCAGTGTTGCAGAAGCACCAAGCGCCTGCGCACCCACCATCAGTATCGCTCCGGCAATGACGCCGGCAGCAATCTTTTTCATAAGAAATTCACTCCCTGTATAAGACTATGACTATTATTCTATCATTTTATAGCGGCGGGTGCTTCTCTTCGGCTGTAAATTGGCTTACAGTTATTTTTTTCCAATGAAAAAAGAGTTCTGATTGTCCCCTAATTACCTCGGATCAGACCAACTTAGAGATTGACAACACGGCTATTCCTCTCTATCATAGTTAAATGATAATGATTATCATCTTCATTCAACTACATACCTTCTAAAGGAGCATAGCACATGCCAAGCCTCAAAAAATTAGTACTCCCGTTAACCCTGCTTCTCTTCACCTTGATTCTGGCCTCCTGCGGCAAGTCGGACAATACGGCTGCGTCCACTCCCACAACAACCGCCGCCACAAGTCAACCAACCCTAGCTCCTGAAGCCAGCCCGGCGGCTGTCACGGAAGCTGCTGCAACACGGAAGTATACGGATTACAAGAAACGGGAGGTTGAAATCCCCGCGGATCCTCAGAAAATTGTGTATGTTGGCAGTAATCCGGGTGACCTGCTGGCGCTCGGGATTAAGCCTGCGGGAGCTTCGCTAAGCGTCATCGGCACTCAGGTGGCTTACCCCGATCTGCTCGAAGGGATTGAGGACATCGGGTATCCGTTCTCTGCTGAGAAGATTCTGGCCTTATCCCCAGACCTGATTATCTTCGACGATTGGGACGAGACCGGGATTGAAGCATTAAGTAAAATCGCGCCGACCGTGGTGGTGGGACTGGACGGCACCTTCCCGACGGAGGAGCGTGTCCGGCAACTCGCTGACTTGTTCGGCCGCACGGAAGCTGCGGACCGCTGGTTCAATGATTATAAGACGAAGGTTGCGTCCGTGAAGAAGCAGCTCAACCTAACTGAAGGCGATACAGCTACCTCCCTGCTGGTGCTCGGCTCCGAG is part of the Paenibacillus sp. FSL M7-0420 genome and harbors:
- a CDS encoding alpha-mannosidase; this encodes MFWTEEKLGARLRELESYRYREGITLEEWLVTEDQEGANGAYPPVLDGDRKLRTGEYWTGYDAYLWLHRKVTVPVEWQGKRVVGLFDFGRTGGGNNSGFESLLYLDGKPYQGVDSNHQEVFLEDGAAGRELDFTFRLWSGLNGDGQLIPQEHKIKRAELAYLDESADNLYYTGRAALGTIKQLPDSQIQKHELLADLNKAFNLLDWSRPGSAAFYASVQEAESSLLADLSRLEQEHPVTVTAIGHTHIDVAWLWRLTHTREKAARSFSTVLRLMKEFPEYIFLQTQPQLYAYIKQDYPEIYQEIKQRVEEGRWEAGGAMWLEADCNLTSGESLVRQILYGTKFFREEFGVDCKYLWLPDVFGYSWALPQILRKSGIDTFMTTKISWSQYNRMPHDTFQWRGIDGSEVLTHFITTPEGPESGAWYYTYNGLIEPFSVQGIWEQYRDKNLNRELLLSYGYGDGGGGVNREMLEMRRRLDSMPGLPQVKTGRAAEYFERLHETIDATEEYVHTWDGELYLEYHRGTYTSQAYNKRMNRKLELLYREAEWLQMLWAAESGGFEQYPADSLLEGWQTILRNQFHDIIPGSSIHEVYQDSRVEYAEAEQLGLAARTAAVEGLVGPASASAEGSPAAHASLPAESAGGSPVPQAGLSPAEVPLRTEYTLFNSAFFTAPRLATVSHDAENAIWTDAEGKLLTAQRSGGQWLVQTAAVPAMGSTVIVAAQLDGSEAAQPEPSVPFRWQDSILTTPYYILEWNAEGQLSRIFDRSAEREVLAPGECGNVLQVFEDKPKMFDAWDIDLYYQEKMRIISDLRSVKLTESGPLQAVLEFAWSYMDSTIVQKVKVYAGSARIDFETYVDWHEQHQLLKAAFPVAVRATEATYDIQFGNVKRPTHWNTSWDYARFESVGHQWADLSERGYGVSLLNDCKYGYDIKDHTMRLSLIKSATSPDRLADQGEHNFTYSLLPHEGDWVAAGTVQEAWALNQPLLAVEGAYTAGAGKSLITCDAPNIAIDAVKLAEDGSGCIVRLHEFTGTRCTADVSSDYAVSSWQLRDLMERPLETETVDGPAIRLDFKPYEIHTVHLTFA
- a CDS encoding LacI family DNA-binding transcriptional regulator — protein: MSKKRVTSFDVAKRAGVSRSVVSAVLNDTPGIGVGADTREAVLEAIRELNYHVDAGARSMKTGRSMTLAAYGDTRHPLFIRLLEGMQRECELGGYHILLCSPRPKGNTGGRAELLELYHQRKIDGIVTLDHTSYRDEEWASRVSAAGVPYVSVEGYAEVLGVYSVLADYSGSVKTALDYLMREGTAQHPGPVYAEVYHALDADNWAERNRREAYTSWCTSRGMEPVIIRLEEHGGAWAECLQGLAGDSGQPNAPLLVNWSSEIPELYRTAHKLGLRIGEDLRIMAADNTIQGHRLSLPSLSCVEIPYVSMGEEAVRCLLAQMSGGSAAGQAEKIWLPAVLRAGESA
- a CDS encoding ABC transporter substrate-binding protein gives rise to the protein MPSLKKLVLPLTLLLFTLILASCGKSDNTAASTPTTTAATSQPTLAPEASPAAVTEAAATRKYTDYKKREVEIPADPQKIVYVGSNPGDLLALGIKPAGASLSVIGTQVAYPDLLEGIEDIGYPFSAEKILALSPDLIIFDDWDETGIEALSKIAPTVVVGLDGTFPTEERVRQLADLFGRTEAADRWFNDYKTKVASVKKQLNLTEGDTATSLLVLGSELYIMGGKGLNETLYGQLGFKPAEGVQKLVDAGERFVTISDEVLPQYIGKHMFLLTDSSSKTAARQSALMNSGLWKAIPAVKEGRVYTFDSKYNFDDPITLDRLLDEIAGIFKGKQ